GTAGCCGCCCACGGCATACAGGTTCCCATCTGCGGAAAGTCAACATGCCCGTGGCACTCCTGCTGGGAGTGGGGTCTCCAgggtgggggaaggtggggaCCCCCCCGGGCAGGCCCCATCACCCACCAAGCGTGGCCACTCGCACGTAGCGTCTCCGGGTGCTCATGGCAGCGACGGATGTCCACGTTCCGGTCAGGGGGTCGTAGCGTTCAGCACTGTGGGCACCAGGACCGCCACCACAGctcaatagagacagaaaggcGTCCCGGCCCCAGGACCTGCCCTCCCCAGCAGAATGGCTGAAATCTTACCCTAGGAGTCACAAGAGACTCAGACCGCAAAGTCCTACCAGGCAGGACCCACTGGTGGGCACAGGCCCCTGGCTGCCTGGAAAAGCCTGGGCATACACCCACCTGGGCCAGCCTCTGGACTGGAGGTAAGGATCCCAGAGAGGAAAGGGGACTGGGGCAGCAAAGCCAGTTCAGGCCCAATGTGGCCGTGGCCTGGGGTAAAGCGGCCTCGCAGATCACCCCCTTTAACACCCCGTCAGATACGACCTCCGTGATGGTGACACAAACTCGCCTCTTGTGAGGTGGACCCTACAAAGCCACTGGGGCCCCAACCCCAATTACTACCTGTTCAGGCAGGAGGCCCCGTCATAGCCGCCAGCCGAGTACAGGAGTCCGTGCAAGGCGGCCACACCCAGGCAGCTTCGCCTCGTGCCCATGGACACCTCCGGCTGCCACGTGTTAGTCACGGGATCGTAGGACTCCACGGTAGCCAGATCTGAGGTCCCGTCATAGCTAGCAGAATTAACCCACTGCAGGTCAAGACTGGCCTGGCGGGCATGCACCAGACCCGACCCCAGTCCAGCCTCCAGGCTTACCCACCCACGGCTTACAGCCGATCCCCATGGGGCACACACCAGACCTGACCCAAGTCTAGCCTCCAGGCTTACCCGCCCACAGCATACAGCCGGTTCCCCACCGCAGCCACTCCCACCCGGGCCCGGCGCGTGGACATGGAGGCCACCACGTGCCAGCGGTCGGTGCGCGTGTCATAGGCCTCACAGTCTCCGTGGATGGCAAACAGGCTCCCACCGCCTGGGGAGGGCAGGTGGAGACGGGACTCGTGAGGGGATCCCACTGCTGGGCCACACCCCGGGCTCCTGGAGAGGCCCCTGGATGGAGGGGCGGAGGGGCAGGTCAGGACCTGACCGGCACAGGTGGGGTGGGCTTGTGCTGGTGGGGAGTAGAAGGCACAGGGCAGAAAGGAAAGGGGCGGGGAGCCATACCCACAGCAAAAAGCACAGGCCCGGCCCCCTCACAGCGCCGGGGCCGCGTGCGGCTGGTGCCTAGGACGCCCCTCTGCTCGGGCAGCAGGTGGAACTTCAGGGCCTCGATGAGAAGGTCCTTGCAGTCAGGGTGGTGCCTCACCAGGCTCTCAGCATCCACGTGGCCCAGTAGGAAGTCACGGCTCAGCAGAGGCAGCCGCACACACTTCATGAGCTGGGGCGCAGGAAACGCTAAGATCAAGGGGGACCCTCGGGCACACTGGGCCCCAGGGCTGAGACAACCCCCCAGATGCCTGTACCACCTGTGTCACACGTTCTTCTTCAGACAGGGCGGGCACCATCCCCACAGAATCCCTGAACTTGGGAAAGATCAGGGTGCACCAGGCCCTCAGCCACCTGCACGCCCTCCTGGATGCTCTGGGAGCCCCCGGGGCCGGGCCTCACCCGTGGGACATGCTGCCTGCGGGCGTCCACGTCATGTTTCACCCAGCTCAGGACTGCTCGGTAGACCTCCTCCTCCGAAGGCACGTTCAGGCTGTCACTAGACACCAGTTCCAGCACCTGGGGGTGGAGGTCCTCAGACCTGAGATCTGGGGAGGGTCTTGTGGGCCCAGGGAGCCCTGAAGATGCCTAGGAGGAGGGTTAGGGGGTGGGGGCTGAGTGTTCATACTGGGAGGGGCTGAGCAGAGTCAGGAGCCACAGACGAGGCTCCCGGGGGGCCTCAATCCAGGAGGGTCTTGGGGACGCACAGCAGGCACTAAGGATTGTGAGCAGGGCTGCATCAGGACAAAATGGGGTCGGGAGTCAAAAGCAAAaactggggtggggtggagggcgCCGGCTGGGCCCACCAGCTGTTACCTGTTTCAGGGGCAGCAGCATAAACTCCTCGGTCTTGGCCACGTCCACGAAGTGCTGCAGCACGTACCTGTGGGCGGCCTTGAGCAGGTCGCTGCAGGAGTGCGCATCGGCAAAGCCCCGGATGCCCAGGCAGTTGGAGGGGTCGAGCTGACTCAGCAGGAACTTGCAGCAGGCGTCTCGGACGCCATTCAGCTGCAGGAGGCTGGCGGCTGGGAGCAGAGTCTACGGGGCACCGAAATGCGGGTGAGGGAGGCACAAGGTGGAGGGCAGTGGGATCTGGCTGAGAGGACTTTACCGGGGCCCAGGGGAGGCAGCCTCACCTGCACGTTGCCCTCGCCCACCACGATCTCAGCCGTGTATGCAAACTGCACCAGCTGGTCCAAGGCCTGAGGGTCGATGTCGTGCAGCGTCACGTGGGTCTGGCGGCTCTCGCTCATCTCATCTGTGGGAACAGCGTGTCAGAGGGGCTGACCCGAGGGACTCACGGAGCCCCCAGCGCCGCGCAGGCGGGTACTTGCTTGTGAACATGGCGTGGAAGTACGGGCTGCAGGAGGCCAACACCACTTTGTGTGCACGGATCTCCTTGGCGGCCACGTGCAGGACGATGTCGCACAGGAGGCCGCGCTGGCGCATGCGGCTCATGGCCACGAAGGCGTCGTGGTAGTGCCGCTTGGAGTTGTGGGCCACGCTGTGGCCCTCGCGGCTCAGCAGCTGCACGGCTCCCTCCATGGGGGCTGCGGGCCGAGCCTGCCGGGGCCGCGTGCGCTCTGCCTCGGGGCTGCAGGGGGCGGGCGGGTCAGGCTTCGCCCCGCTGGCGCTGCCCGCCCGCCCTGGTTGCCCTGGAGACTCTGGGCCGTGCCCGGGCAGCCCGCGGGGACCCAGCCCCTGGTGCGACGGGGGCGCCGGCCGCCCTCGCCTGACCTATGCCAAGGACCCCCGGCCCGAGCGCGCCGTGTCCAGGCCTGCGCTGCGCCCCTGCTCCCCCCCGGCGTCGTCAGAGCCGCGGGCAGAGCCCCGCTCCCCGGCGCCCCCACGAGCTCAGCTTCTCCGGCTTCCCAGCCGCCCTGTCGGGCCCGCAGCGGGAGCGGCGACCTGGGAGCGCGGGGCGCCGGTGGGGACGCTACTCCGCGCCGACCCCGCTCCGCACCCGGGTCCCGACCTCCCCGGGCCCTCGGGAGCGGCCCCCGCCCCTTCTGCGAGCGGACACGAGGGCGGGGCCCGGGCGGGTCCCGCGGCCGCCCCCCGCGCCCCGACCCCCGCCCACTCACGCCGGcgtcggcggcggcggcggcggcgcctcGGGCCCAGGCCCCGGGCTGCCGTGCTCCGGGCTCTGCGTCCTGCCGGCCGGGCGCTCGGTGCGGGGCTGCATTCGGCTGCCGGACCCGCCGCCGATTCGCGGAGGACGCGCGGGCGAACCGATGCGGAGACTGCCGGAGGGCTGCTCGGCGGTGGCGGCCGGCTCCGCGTTGCTCACTCCCGCCGCTCCCGCCCGCAGCCGCTGTTTCTCGGCGCCGCCCGCCCCGCTCCCGAGAGGTTTCAGGAACTAGACGTTGGACGCGGATCCTTCCAGCGCCGCGCCCCGGGTTCGCCTCCTCCTCCGAGAAGCCCCCaaaggcccccccccccccccccccccccggggaCCCCCCCCCCAAGCCtcgccctcctcctcccccaggaaGCCATCCCCGCCCCCTCGACCCCCTAACTTGCTCTCTTCCGGGGATCCCCGGGGCCCCGCAGCACCAAGAGCCCAAATGGGACCCCGAGGCCACTCCGCCCGCGTCCCTCACTCGCCCCTTCAGAGCCAGGGCTGGGGGAGCTGCGCCTGCGCCCCGGGGCGCCCCTGTCGCGGGGTCTGGCTGTCCAGGCCCGCCGGCCCCGGTGTCAGGCTGGTAGCAGGGAGGAAGGCGCCGGTCTTCCCACCGCCTTCACCCCGTGAGGGCTTCCCCGGGAAGGGCCGCGGAAGAGCCGCCGTCGGCGTCCAAAGGGCCGTGGACAGGGAGCACCCTGTGCGGTGTTCGTGGCGCTGGCCCGGTCTCCGCGGATCGGGCGAAGCCAGCCTGGCCCTCGGGTCGCCCGTCTTTTGTCGAGTTGGCGACATCAGTGCGGTTCCCACCGCCCCTCGTGTTTCCTACTGGACCCTCGGCTTTTTATTGTTGATTCGTGGGAGCTCTTTGCATAGGGGCCCCGCCGTCGTAGTCTGGCGTCCTTGCAGGCGCGTGCCCTCGGAGCGCCGGGTGGGCTGCGGGCGCGACGGGACTCCTGGTCTCTCTTCCCCGGGGCGGACACCGGCGTCGCCGCGTCCTGCGGAGCCGGGCGCCGAGCGGGAGGCGCATCTGGGCTCCACCTGGGCTGCCCGCACCGTGCACGCGAAATGCCCTCCCGCTCGGAGACAGAAGGCGCAGCGGTCGGAGAACCGTAGAACCACTCGGCTAGGCGTGGCCCGGCGGGGCGGGGAAcggggcggggcctgggcggCGGAAGTGCGCCGCAGCGCGGCATTCTGGGGCCGGAAGTAGGGCGCACGCTGTGGACTTGTGTCATGGCGGCTCCGCGGAGCCGCAAGAGGTAAGCAGCGGGTCCGAGGGCCGGTTCTGCCTCTCGGTGGGTGTTTGTATCCAAGAGGCTTTTCTTGCTCCTCTCAGCGGGGTTGGGGCCAGCTGAGCCTGCGGGCAGCTGTGACTCCTGCGTGACCCGCAGGCGCCTGGCGGAGCTGACGGTGGACGAGTTCCTAGCTTCGGGCTTTGACTCCGAGTCCGAATCCGAGTCCGAAAACTCCCCGGAAGCGGACACGCGGGAGGCACGCGAGGCTGCCCGGAGTCCGGATGAGCCGGGCGGGAGCCCCTCGGCCAGGTGAGTGGGGACGTGGGTGAGCAGAACCTCCTTGCTCGCCCTGGCCCACCCCGCCACAAGTTTGCTGACCTCGCCTGGGGTCTCAGGGTCAAGGCCTAAGGACCTCCGACCTCTACCCCTAGTCCCTTCAGCTTAACTTACTGTTTCATCCGTTGTTTACTGAGCTCCTGCTCCGTGCCAAACCCTGTCCTAGGGAGGGAGCGTATATTGGTGAGTTCTGCAAACGTCTCTTCCCGATCTGGGAGAGCTCTCACGGTCTTGGGTAAAAGTACCGCCTGCAGTTCAGTGGAACAGATGAGTGctggggagggaaaggagagacagGCTGGAGAGAGAAATGCCAGGGGTGCCGAGTTGCTCTGTTACAAGGAGCggaggctgggcgctgtggctcacacctgtaatgccagcactttgggaggcccagacgggcggatcacctgaggtcaggaattcgagaccagcctgaccaacatggagaaatcgcgtctctactaaaaatacaaacattagccgggcgtggtgggcgcctgtaatcccaaNNNNNNNNNNNNNNNNNNNNNNNNNNNNNNNNNNNNNNNNNNNNNNNNNNNNNNNNNNNNNNNNNNNNNNNNNNNNNNNNNNNNNNNNNNNNNNNNNNNNtgaggcaggagaatcacttgaacctgggaggcggagcttgcggtgagtgtagattgcaccactgcactccagcctgggcgacagtgagattccatctcagaaaaaaaaagaaaaggaaagcggAGGTGACTGAGAAGATGATGTCTGAATAAAGACCTCAAGCGAGGAGGCCACGCAGACAGTAGGGGGCGCGTGTCTTGGATTTCAGGTAGCAGAAACAGTAAAGGCCGTGCAGTGAGAGCCTTTGGGTAGGGTGCAGAGGTAAACGTGGTGGCTGTGGCAGGAGTGAGGGGGTGAGTAGGGGCAGGTGAGCCCGGAAGGGTGATGAAGCGCCAGGGGCCGTAGACTGTCCTAAGGTTACCCTGTACATCAGGAAGTTACTTCTGGGTTTGAGCGGTAGAGTGCCCTGTAGGTGGCAAGGGTGGAAACGGAGAGACTTTTATGTTAACTGAGAGTTGAACTATGTGGTGGTTTGAGACGAGGCACGAACAGTTTTGAAGGTGTTGCTAATGAGATCTGATGACAAATTGCGTGCTGGGTATTAGAGACAGAGGTTTGAGATAGAAGTTTGCCTTTAGTCTGAGCCCCTGGAAGGGTGAAGCTACCAATAGCCAGAGTAGAGCATGGCACAGGTGCAGCAAGTCCAGGGAAGACCGTGGCTGGGGTCCTGTGTATTGGGTTTGAGTGTCTGTTGTAGAGGCTGTTGGGAAGGAGAGACAGGTCTGCCAAAAACATACCTCctggcaatcctcctgccttgcttGTTGGTAACTCTTGTGAATGGAACAGACTAACCCTGTAGGCCACTCCCCGCCCTCTCAACTTCCACTTTCTACTGGGGTTGCTGACTTCTGCCTTCTCAGCCGGCGTAAAGGCCGTGCCTCTGAGCACAAGGACCAGCTGTCTCGGCTGAAGGACAGAGACCCCGAGTTCTACAAGTTCCTGCAGGAGAATGACCAGAGCCTGCTAAACTTCAGCGACTCAGACAgctctgaggaggaggaggagccgtTCCACTCCCTGCCAGATGTGCTGGAGGTGAGGGCATGGGCCGAACCAGAAGGAGGGCACTTGTGGCCTCTACACCCTCTCCTTCAGCTCAGCCTTTCTGTGCAGGAAGCCAGTGAGGAGGAGGATGGAGCAGAGGAGGGGGAAGATGGGGACAGAGTCCCCAGAGGGCTGAAGGGGAAGAAGAGTTGTGTTCCTGTGACCCTCGCCATGGTTGACAGATGGAAGCAGGCAGCAAAGGTGAGCAGCAGCGAGGGGTGGGCAGCCGGGTGGCCTAGGCAGGAATCTGGCCTTGCCTCACTTGAGGTGCCTGAGGCTGTGCTGGTGGGAGGAGCTCTTCTCCACGCAGGGGACACTGGAGGCCTCTTCAGCGCAAGTCACTACGCCTGGATCCTCCTGCTTGCTTGACTGCCCCAGGACTGTGTGTTCACCTTTGGGTAGATTCCAGGGGCTCTGTTGGCACCTGGCTCCCCAAAATCTGCCCCACTGTGGGCGGGGGGACTGTCTGTGCCTTTGTTAGCTGGGGTCCTTCTGAGCCGCTCTCAGTGGTTTTTCTACGGACAAGGATACGGAGAGCTCCAGATACCACCTGGAGGTGGCCATAGTCCAGGATCTGGAACCCCCAGCCCGTTCCCTGGGGCTCCTGAGCCAGactccctccccttcccagagAATTCTAGaccttgtttccatttttgttatcCGTATGGGGCTCTGTGGGCCC
The genomic region above belongs to Piliocolobus tephrosceles isolate RC106 chromosome 1, ASM277652v3, whole genome shotgun sequence and contains:
- the KLHL17 gene encoding LOW QUALITY PROTEIN: kelch-like protein 17 (The sequence of the model RefSeq protein was modified relative to this genomic sequence to represent the inferred CDS: deleted 1 base in 1 codon) gives rise to the protein MQPRTERPAGRTQSPEHGSPGPGPEAPPPPPPTPAPEAERTRPRQARPAAPMEGAVQLLSREGHSVAHNSKRHYHDAFVAMSRMRQRGLLCDIVLHVAAKEIRAHKVVLASCSPYFHAMFTNEMSESRQTHVTLHDIDPQALDQLVQFAYTAEIVVGEGNVQTLLPAASLLQLNGVRDACCKFLLSQLDPSNCLGIRGFADAHSCSDLLKAAHRYVLQHFVDVAKTEEFMLLPLKQVLELVSSDSLNVPSEEEVYRAVLSWVKHDVDARRQHVPRLMKCVRLPLLSRDFLLGHVDAESLVRHHPDCKDLLIEALKFHLLPEQRGVLGTSRTRPRRCEGAGPVLFAVGGGSLFAIHGDCEAYDTRTDRWHVVASMSTRRARVGVAAVGNRLYAVGGYDGTSDLATVESYDPVTNTWQPEVSMGTRRSCLGVAALHGLLYSAGGYDGASCLNSAERYDPLTGTWTSVAAMSTRRRYVRVATLDGNLYAVGGYDSSSHLATVEKYEPQVNAWSPVASMLSRRSSAGVAVLEGALYVAGGNDGTSCLNSVERYSPKAGAWESVAPMNIRRSTHDLVAMDGWLYPGGGNDGSSSLNSIEKYNPRTNKWVAASCMFTRRSSVGVAVLELLNFPPPSSPTLSVSSTSL